DNA from Salvelinus namaycush isolate Seneca chromosome 6, SaNama_1.0, whole genome shotgun sequence:
agcttgtgagctctgtgaacacaatacaattagcgcagctggaatttggcaggatgtggtgtccttttattaatacgcactatgttgccaggctggttttcccactgtatagcatctgggtcctgtaaaagaaatgagattttttgattttgatgaggactcctcaccattgtagagtaaatagtactttcacagtcttaacatgatacctcatgccttctggaatccagagagatggtctcctcctcatcatcgtctccatcatgtgctgttgctgctgcactggggccttcaccctatcacatttaatcggattcatattgaagctagtagacaagacatgccaggcctacagtatgcctttgatggagtactcactggatcagcatcgtctggtgcttgtgctggtggctctaacaggaacacagtgctgccagacactgcaaggcaataggtaaaccaaagtcagacagtccaaattgattcaatatgaatgtggttgtatcccatgtagagatggaaggacataccttgaatgaagcgggtggcatcttgggaggaacctatgctcgtctctttccccccagggatcccctctaagacgggcctgcctttatttagctccaaggccatgtcctctgctggggtaaggtcagcctttggtgacccaccacccgtgccttgtctgtgggtattctttttcactgctaaaacagtacagacaatgtgtgagcaggcaccttctgggtacaatatatgcttgtgctttgttaaatattagtcagggaccataccattctgcagaatgttcttgtatttgattttgacctGCTGCCATGTCCGTTTTGGCCCATTcatgtttaatctacacacacacacacacacacacacacatttaatggagtcacactgcaaaaaattacttggtatttttgtcttgttttcagtaaaaatatcaaaaaatttatcatagctttatacagtgtgatggagttactttacacaatttcactcatatctgcagtgcatttcaattaaaaatttaaccgtttcataattacagtacaactgcatttttggagatgtgaattaaatatttgaattgtaattgtgatgtttcagcggagcggtgagtgtgtaattgtgcactacttacgcattcaggcggtctgcaatactttgccacgctttttctctttgctttatcactgtggcggtgttgcctttcttcttaattatatcttttacctcctcgtatgcctccatgaggatttgtgcttccgacggggaaaagtacgcggctctagttgccatggtaaatcagttaatctgtgatctgtggcggggtctatttgagtgagccgtgagcgcgcacctatccaggattggtttcacctggcttaatgaatccgtgtctgctcatcctggcttggtctttgtgcaaccaattaagcctggacgcacatgttttggcttcattgagctcagctgagtcatttatcccggatgtcttaattctacttttgtgcaacaggcccctgctctgacagactagaatcacatcaacaacacatctcctgttctgacagactagaatcacatcaacaacacatctcctgttctgacagactagaatcacatcaacaacacatctcctgttctgacagactagaatcacatcaacaacacatctcctgttctgacagactagaatcacatcaacaacacatctcctgttctGACAGACTAGAGTCACatcaacaacacatctcctgttctgacagactagaatcacatcaacaacacatctcctgctctgacagactagaatcacatcaacaacacatctcctgctctgacagactagaatcacatcaacaacacatctcctgctctgacagACTAGAGTCACatcaacaacacatctcctgttctgacagactagaatcacatcaacaacacatctcctgttctgacagactagaatcacatcaacaacacatctcctgttctgacagactagaatcacatcaacaacacatctcctgctctgacagactagaatcacatcaacaacacatctcctgctctgacagactagaatcacatcaacaacacatctcctgttctgacagactagaatcacatcaacaacacatctcctgttctGACAGACTAGAGTCACatcaacaacacatctcctgttctGACAGACTAGAATCACATCAACAACCTGCTAGTTCTAACAacacatctcctgctctgacagAAGTCACAGAGCGTACCcctcagtttcttggcaatttctcgcatggaacagccttcatttctcagaacaagaaaagactgacgagtttcagaagaaagttctttgtttctggccattttgagcctgtaatcccacccacaaatgctgatgctccagatactcaactagtctaaagaaggccagttttatttcttctttaatcaACACGACagtttttcagctgtgctaacataattgcaatagggttttctaatgatcaattagccttttaaaattattaacttggattagctaacacaacgtgccatcacaggagtgatggttgcagaTAATGGGCCTCAgttcgcctatgtagatattccattaaaaataacatgtttccagctacaatagtcatttacaacattaacaatgtctacactgtatttctgatcaatttcatgttattgtaatggaccaaaaatgtgcttttcttccaaaaacaaggacatttttaagtgacccaaacttttgaacggtagtgtatatgaaaATAAAGGTAAATACATATTTCAATGTCCAGATGTAGAAAGTTATGATTTACCAATAATTTACCAATAATTCATTAATTTAGTAACACCATCCTCATAAATTATACTATATCTAATgagtcaccctcccggatccgggatcctcctcatcaaaaaagctgactagcatagcctagcctaacgcgacagggatatcatataatataattttcatgaaatcacaagtccaatacagcaaatgaaagataaacatcttgtgaatccagccatcatttccgattttttaaatgttttacagcgaaaacacaatatatatttattttagctcaccacaatagccaaacacacaacgccatgttttcaccatgtttccaccgcaaaggtagcttcacaaaacccacaaatagagataaaattaatcactaaccttgaacaacttcatcagatgacagtcttataaaatcatgttatacaatacatttatgttttgttcgaaaatgtgcatatttgaggtataaatcgtagttttacattgcagccaccatcacaaatagcaccaaaacagcaaGAATatttacagagagcaacgtgaaataaataaatactcatcataaaacatttatgaaaaatacatggtgtacagcaaatgaaggataaacatcttgtgaatccagccaatatttccgatttttttatgtgttttacagcgaaaacacaatatatatttatattagctcaccacaatagccaaacacacaacgccatttattcaccgtaaagatagctttcacaaaacccacaaatagagataaaatgaatcactaacctttggacaacttcatcagatgacagtcttagaacatcatgttatacaatacatttatgttttgttcgaaaatgtgcatatttagaggtacaaatcctggttttacattgtgaatatgtagccatgatgcaccaaattgtccggagatattttggacagtcacgtaatctaaccaaagaactcatcataaactttactaaaaaatacatgttgtacagcaaatgaaagatgcactggttcttaatgcaaccgctgtgttagatttaaaaaaaataactttagtacaacatacagcatgcaatattgtgagacagcgctcacctattctccgccttgttggagccaacatattccacaaaaatactaaataacatcataaatattctcttacttttgatgatcttccatcagaatgttgtgcaaggagtcctagttccagaataaatcgttgttttgttttagaatgtcaatttcttctgtcgaattagcaactttggctagccatgtgtaGGGCACATGTCCAAAAAATCTttgcgcctggaacgaaaaattccaaaattcccaataaacgttgaataaactggtcaaactcggttgaaaatcctactttatgatgttcttctcatatgtatccaataaaatcagagccggagcatttcgtcgtgtataattaacgcttttcagaagacaatgtgaggttccccggcGCGCAGTTGAAAACcgacaaaagagcggacctgtcactccaaaagctctcattcggtctcagatcaagctagacaccccattcaacattctactgcctgttgacatctagtggaaggcgtatgaagtgcatacagatccataaatataagccagttgaataggcaggccctgacacagagccccattttcagaattttcacttcctgtttggaagtttgctgccaaatgagttctgttttactcacagatataattcaaacagttttagaaacttcagagtggtttctatccaatagtaataataatatgcatattgtatgatctagaacagagtacgaggccgtttaatttgggcacggttttttcccaaagtgaaaacagcgccccctattaagaagaagttaaagATATGCTGCACCGTAAACCTATGTAAGCTACCTATCAATAGGCTACTGATGCTTTACTGGCAGATTTTGCATTGCAATTGTCCAGTAATGCAACAACACCAATGAATAACAGATTCCTCAAGATTGTTGAGTGTTTTTAGCTGAAAGACCGAGCTAACAGATTCTTATTTTGTTCCAGATACTCCTCTAGTGCCTCACAGAGGTGGACCCAAATAGGGTGTAGTTCTCCCTGAGGCAGGAGAGTTTCAGGGGAGTGGTGAACCGGTTCAAGCTGCCGCAGCTGAGCTAGCATCCCGAGAATCTCCTCCCGAAATTTAGGGCAGATTATCCCCCGGGTCATCGATCAGTTTCaccctttctccctcctcttgCGTGTAAATCATCTTGCACCTGTCGTATTCAGGCCCAACTAGGAGGTGAGgacactcggagtgtggtgtcaggaaaacaacctctcactcaacatcaacaaaacaaaggaaatgatcgtggacttcaggaaacagcagagggagcactctCCTATCCAAAttgatgggacagcagtggagaaggtggaaagttttaagttcctcgacgTACACATCTCGGAtgaactgaaatggtccacccacacggacagtgtggtgaagaaggcgcaactgcgcctcttcaacctcagaaggctgaagaaatgtcCTTAACAGAGGAATGGAGTTGTGTACCAAACCAAATCAAAACCGTCCCTACACTAGGGAGTTTTAAAAGCCtttaaatggttcaaaatggtTCATGTACTAAATGTTTTAAACATAACAGGCAAAGAGAAAGtataatatactgaacaataatagaaacacaacatgtaaagtcaaagatcccagaaatgttccatacacacaaaaagcttatttctctcaacatGTTGTacacatatttgtttacatccctgttagtgagcatttcccctttgacaagataatccatccacctgacaggtgtggcatatcaagaagctgattaaacagcatgatcattacacaggtgcaccttgtgctgggggtcaataaaaggccactctaaaatgtgcatatttgtcaCACAGCATaaagccacagatgtcttaatttttgagggagcatgcagttGGCAcggtgactgcaggaatgtccaccagagctgttgccaaataattgtATGTtagtttctctaccataagctgcctccaatgtcgttttagagaatttggcagtacatccacagcctcacaaccgtagaccaaGTGTGACCACACCAGCACAGGAGCTCCACTTCCGACTTGTTCACCTgctggatcatctgagaccagccacccggacagctgatgaaactgtgggtctgagaccagccacccggacagctgatgaaactgtgggtctgagaccagccacccggacagctgatgaaactgtgggtctgagaccagccacccggacagctgatgaaactgtgggtctgagaccagccacccggacagctgatgaaactgtgggtttgcacaaccagaGAATTTGTGCTCAAACTGTCAGAAGCCGTCTCAGGggagctcatctgcgtgcttgtcgtcTCCACACCCTGGAGGAGTGTGCTCTTcgtggatgaatcccggtttcaactgtaccgggcagacggCAGACAGCGGGTATGGCGTCATGTGGTCAAgcggtttgctgacgtcaacgttgtgaacagagttcctcatggtggcggtggggttatggtatgggcaggcacaaACTACGGACAACAAGCACAATCTAATTTTatcgatggtaatttgaatgcacagagatatcgtgacgagatcctgaggcccattgttgtgccattcatcctcctccatcacctcatgtttcagcatgataatgcacagccctgaaggatctgtacacaattcctggaaactaaatgtcccagttctttcatggcctgcacAATCACCAGAtatgtcactcattgagcattTTTTGGAAGCTCTGGATCAACAGCAAATtgcaaaattgtaattatttcaccactctggcctatttattgccttacctccctaatcttacttcatttgcacacactgtatttctattgtgttattgactgtacgtttgtttatgtgtaactctgtgttgtttgtgtctcactgcttttctttatcttggccaggtcacagttgtaaatgagaacttgttctcaactggcctacctggttaaataaaggtgaaataaaatacaaatatttttttttaaagaacagcaatccacagcctgatcaactctaggCGAAGGAGATGTGTGAGGAAAATGATGGTCACACCGGATACTGACTAGTTGTCTGGTCAATGCCCCTCTACCTTTTTTAAAAGTTTTCTTtgaacaacagatgcatatctgtacttCAAGTCATGttgaatccatagattagtgcctgatgaatttatttacattgactgattccctgatatgaactgtaaatcagtaaaatcttttaaattgtatGTTGAGttgatattttttgttcagtgtcgtATTAATGAAACTATTTGTTTTCATATTATAATCTTGTGTATATATTTCGTTTTCATGTATTTTCAATTTTAACTTGTCATCTTCATTCATTTTAAATGGATTTTATACATCtgtggttgtattgtgttttgaAATGGTCAAATCTAATCCCCTAGTGGGTCATGGAACACACATTCCAtgtcgttcattattttccattgAACCCATAGCCCCtcattgattatcccttacataacattgattatcccttacataatattgattatcccttacataacATTGATTATCTCTTACATAATATTGATTATCTCTTACATAACATTGATTATCTCTTACATAACATTGATTATCTCTTACATAACATTGATTATCTCTTACATAacattgattatcccttacataacATTGATTATGCCTTACATAATATTGATTAGCTCTTACATAAtattgattatcccttacataatattgattatcccttacataatATTGATTATGCCTTACATAATATTGATTATGCCTTACATAAtattgattatcccttacataatattgattatcccttacataatATTGATTATCTCTTACATAATATTGATTATCTCTTACATAATATTGATTATCTCTTACATAATATTGATTATCTCTTACATAATATTGATTATCTCTTACATAATATTGATTAGATGGTACAACTTGAATTGAAGGATTTCCCCTTTTGCCTTGCCATTGGCAGGATGCTTTTACACAAGGAAGTGAATCCTCCATAATACCTTATTTAAAGGGGTATTTTTCTTTGTTTTCATGTTTGTTTTCATGTTTGTTTTCATGTTTGTTTTCATGCTGTTTACAGTATATGTCTAGTGGTCagaggttgtttctggacaggaaTGTTATTCTTAATGGAAATTCAGTCCACCACTGGGTCTTGTCTGATCTACACATCTATAGATGGAACCGGTGCAATATTCCCtatttctccatctctctactaAACCACTGGTTTGTTACTCATACACCGCATATGGTTGTCACATGGATAGAAGTAGTGAAATAACACAAACATTCTGAAAGCGGCTAAAACTTTATTTTAaagaaaaatataataataatcgtAATATTTTATTAGACATATTTATTGAGATTGTTCCCAGTAATCAACATACACAGTAGATAGGCTAAGGAATACAGGATGAATAAGGTTATAAAACAATTATAATTTCCTCTAAGTGGAGAACGTTATGATCCCCAAACTACAGCAGTGACTGATATAAAGTACATTTAAAATAGTAGTTTTATGTCAGTGTATATATTTCACCAACAGAAAATGAACGGCGCCGGACAGCTGTATACCCAATGTGACATTTTATGCCTTTCCCTAacctaaacccaaacctcagtgAAGCTATACCTGAACTTAACCTAACATTAACCATAACCCAAACCTCAGTGAAGCTATACCTGAACTTAACCTAACATTAACCATAACCAATTAAGTTTTTCTTCTGCCGGTCGAATATCCAATTCCTCGTCCTATACATTGGGACGAATTTCAGCATAGTTtttaatgacagaagagaagcgaATGACTTTGACCTCTTTGGCGTTGGTCTTCTTGTCGTCCCACTGGTACTCTGGAGACAACAGCTTGTTGGGCTTGTTGTAAAGCAGGTACCTGTTGAGGTGACTCTCCTCCTGCCAGGCAGCCTCGATGGAATTCCTCGCGTCCTCTTCAAGCTGGTTCCGACATACCTTTGTTAGTGTGTACACATCCTCCACGAACCCTCCGAACACAGCCCCGGCGTAGTAGTAGTCTCCCTCATCCATGGGGATGTAGGCTGTCGAGGCTGGACGCCGTTCATACGAGAAGCGGTCCCGGGGCTGATTGTATAATTCTGGGTGAATCACAGCAACCAGCCTGCCCAGAGACTCGGCCCCCCAGCGAGCGTGGAACTTGCTGTCCACGTCCAGACAGAAGATGTAGTCGGCCTCCCTGCTGATCTGACGTTCGATGGCTGTCTGGATGATCTCCATCCTCCGGGCTGATATCTCCTGCCAGCGGTTTGAACCTGGGACCTGGATCACACTCAATTGTCTCCCCTGGGACATGGTCACTGATGGAACATTATCGGGACGATCAGTGAAAACATAGTAGCGCACGTTGAAGTCGACCAGGAAGTGCTTCTCTGCTGTCTCCAGGAAATCTCGGAGAAAGCGGACGTATCTGTCAGAATTTAAAAcaaacaggtaactgccaaaatatagGAAATAGAGAGATGGGCCACCACGAGTCACCTTGGACCACCACGAGTCACCTTGGACCACCACGAGCCACCTTGGGCCACCACTAGCATCCTTGGGCCACCATCAGCCACCAGAACCGGTCTAATGCACCTTGGcaaagattctacaagtgtctgaacagagtgttgggccaccacgagccaccaGAACAGCTCTAATGCACCTTGGcaaagattctacaagtgtctgaaactctataggagggatgcaacaccattcttcatAATTTTGAGTTTtgataatttggtgttttgttgatggtggtagaTAACGTTCTCTCAGACACCGCCTCATTTGGATTGAGATCTAGTGACTgtcatatggtttacatcgttttcatgctcatcaaaccatttatTGACCACTTGTGCCCTTTAAATGGGGGCATTGTTGTTCTGGGGGCAGAGCCATGGTAGCTAAACGAATGACCAAAATAAATGGCTATCCCAGCCTTTTTACACATGACCGTAAGCATAATGGGAtgctaattgcttaattaactcagaatccacacctgtgtggaagcacctgcattcactatactttgtatccctcattcacTAGTGTTTTCCATTATTTTGTCATTTACCTGTACATAACATAAGGGTTTAAGGTGCCTTGCACAAGGGTACAACGGCGGTATCAGGCACCTGAGATTCTGATGCCAGCAACCCTCTGTAACTGTATGGTCATTCTCATAGGACTGTATAGGACATTCTCAACAGTTTCTGACCAGAAATTACAGTCTACCAGAAAATATACAAATGAGTACAGTTATTCAAATCTTAGCCAAGCCATGGAGCATGACATCATGATATTGTATTACCTGCCATGTGACATGAGCTGGTTATGtccttatacactgagtgtacaaaacattaacaacaccttaatattgagttgcttcacctaaagtgttccacagggatgctggcccatgttgacctcAATGCTTCCCATAGCTGGTTATGTCCTCATACACAGAgtgttttttttgtcttgcccattcaccatcggaatggcacacatacacaatccatgtcttaaatgTGTCgaggcttaacaatccttctttaaacctgtctccttccctttgtctacaactgattgaagtggatttaacaagtgacatcaataagggaccatagcttccacctggattcacctggtcagtctgttatgGAGAAAGCAGGTGttcatactgttttgtacactcagtgtaatttCAATGTTGTCAAAATATTGATAGTTTAACTTCCCTTTTGAACATTTGGGAAAAGTTGTAGGCTACTCACTTTCCAACGGCAAACACTGTGGTTGCTATGGTGAGGTTCATGGACTTGTAGATTATGTCGATGAGGTCAGGGTCAAAGGTTCCTTGCCAGACGATGGGTGCCAACCATGGGGTGACTGCCACCACATCAGTACGACTAAAGAAACAAAACAAGATCAAGCCTGACTGTATTGTACTGATTATTACCTCAATGTTTACAGATATACAGATCAAGCCTGACTGTATTGTACTGATTATTATCTCAATGTTTACAGATATACAGATCAAGCCTGACTGTGTTGTACTGATTATTACCTCAATGTTTACAGATATACAGATCAAGCCTGACTGTATTGTACTGATTATTACCTCAATGTTTACAGATATACAGATCAAGCCTGACCGTATTGTACTGATTATTACCTCAATGTTTACAGATATACAGATAAAGCCTGACTGTATTGTATTGATTATTACCTCAATGTTTACAGATATACAGATCAAGCCTGACTGTATTGTACTGATTATTATCTCAATGTTTACAGATATACAGATCAAGCCTGACTGTATTGTACTGATTATTACCTCAATGTTTACAGATATACAGATCAAGCCGGACTGTATTGTACTGATTATTATCTTAATATTTTTGCAATTTAAGGTCCATGAAAAGACGTGTGGTATACTAGGCTACATGCTGATGTGGAAGATAACAATGATATGTAACTAACATAAG
Protein-coding regions in this window:
- the LOC120049185 gene encoding globoside alpha-1,3-N-acetylgalactosaminyltransferase 1-like, which codes for MLLAKLHAPVQTPCSCPNSMLLSKLHAPVQTPCSWPNSMLLSKLHAPVQTPCSCPNSMLLSKLHAPGQTPCSCPNSMLLAKLHAPVQTPCSCPNSMLLSKLHSPVQTPCSCPNSMLLSKLHAPVQTPCSCPNSMLLAKLYATPMDVSFFTAMNLLLYKQPSVLVGRTDVVAVTPWLAPIVWQGTFDPDLIDIIYKSMNLTIATTVFAVGKYVRFLRDFLETAEKHFLVDFNVRYYVFTDRPDNVPSVTMSQGRQLSVIQVPGSNRWQEISARRMEIIQTAIERQISREADYIFCLDVDSKFHARWGAESLGRLVAVIHPELYNQPRDRFSYERRPASTAYIPMDEGDYYYAGAVFGGFVEDVYTLTKVCRNQLEEDARNSIEAAWQEESHLNRYLLYNKPNKLLSPEYQWDDKKTNAKEVKVIRFSSVIKNYAEIRPNV